Proteins from one Archocentrus centrarchus isolate MPI-CPG fArcCen1 chromosome 8, fArcCen1, whole genome shotgun sequence genomic window:
- the tmem98 gene encoding transmembrane protein 98 has translation METVVIVAIGVLATIFLASFIALVVVCRHRYCHPHDLLHHFDSKPTVDLIGAMETQSEPSELELDDVVITNPHIEAILENEDWIEDASGLVSHCISILKICHTLTEKLVAMTMGSGAKVKAPASLSDIITVAKRISPRVDDVVRSMYPPLDPILLDARATALLLSVSHLVLVTRNACHMSGSMDWIDQSLHAAEDHMVVLREAALASEPERCLAGADAQREQAI, from the exons ATGGAGACAGTGGTGATTGTGGCAATCGGGGTATTGGCCACCATTTTCCTGGCCTCCTTCATCGCCCTGGTGGTGGTGTGTAGACACCGCTACTGCCACCCGCACGACTTGCTACACCACTTCGACTCCAA ACCCACAGTGGATCTGATTGGAGCCATGGAGACCCAGAGCGAACCATCAGAGCTGGAGCTGGATGATGTGGTCATCACTAACCCTCATATTGAAGCCATCTTGGAGAATGAGGACTGGATAGAGGATGCCTC TGGTTTGGTGTCCCACTGCATCTCTATCCTGAAG ATCTGCCACACTTTGACTGAAAAGCTGGTTGCAATGACAATGGGCTCAGGGGCAAAGGTTAAAGCACCAGCCAGCTTGAGTGATATTATCACTGTGGCCAAGCGCATCAGCCCAAG GGTGGATGACGTAGTCAGATCCATGTACCCTCCTCTGGATCCAATCCTGCTGGACGCCAG GGCCACTGCTCTCCTCCTTTCAGTCAGCCACCTGGTCCTGGTCACCCGCAACGCCTGTCACATGTCCGGCAGTATGGACTGGATCGATCAGTCGCTCCATGCGGCGGAAGATCACATGGTGGTTTTGCGTGAGGCGGCACTAGCTTCTGAACCAGAAAGATGCTTAGCTGGAGCTGATGCTCAGAGAGAGCAGGCCATCTAA